In one window of Deltaproteobacteria bacterium DNA:
- a CDS encoding YihY/virulence factor BrkB family protein, which translates to MKPVATILKNFFLHDDLFLAANISFYALLSIVPIILIIFSLVGFFLGSSQEVYHQLVTALADLLPQVKVFLLKNLNEVVGQRRSFGVVGLVFLIFIATLLFGAIEKALDVVFATEKKRNFFHSRLIAIALIGFISFFFFLPTAADLFTRGLTHLGLNFPLGVILRGKLFFMLLSFVSFVLVVFLIPHHRVRWKYVLFGGAIFALGIFIAKHFFRWYFLWSFARYNVIYGSLTAFVLLVLWIFYVANILLFSAEVVAYLQVRHSQRVANQP; encoded by the coding sequence GTGAAACCCGTTGCAACCATTCTGAAAAATTTTTTTCTTCATGACGATCTTTTTCTGGCGGCGAATATTTCTTTTTACGCCCTGCTTTCCATTGTCCCTATTATTTTGATTATTTTTTCTCTGGTCGGTTTTTTTCTCGGTTCTTCGCAGGAAGTTTATCATCAACTGGTCACTGCTCTTGCCGATTTGCTTCCGCAAGTAAAAGTTTTTTTACTGAAGAATTTGAATGAAGTGGTGGGACAGAGGCGTTCTTTCGGAGTGGTGGGGCTTGTCTTTTTGATTTTTATTGCGACCCTCCTTTTTGGAGCCATTGAAAAGGCGCTGGATGTTGTGTTTGCGACGGAGAAGAAGCGTAATTTTTTCCATTCCCGTCTTATTGCCATTGCCTTGATTGGGTTTATTTCTTTTTTCTTTTTTCTCCCTACCGCCGCCGATCTTTTTACGCGGGGTCTGACTCATTTGGGTCTTAATTTTCCTCTGGGAGTTATTTTAAGAGGGAAACTTTTTTTTATGCTTCTGTCCTTTGTTTCTTTTGTGCTCGTTGTTTTTTTGATCCCTCATCATCGTGTTCGTTGGAAATATGTCCTGTTTGGAGGGGCTATTTTTGCCCTCGGCATTTTTATCGCCAAACATTTTTTTCGCTGGTATTTTTTGTGGTCGTTCGCCCGCTATAACGTGATCTACGGTTCTTTGACTGCTTTTGTGCTTCTAGTTTTATGGATTTTTTACGTTGCAAACATTCTGCTTTTTTCCGCGGAAGTGGTGGCCTACCTTCAAGTCAGACATTCTCAGCGTGTTGCAAACCAGCCATGA